The Candidatus Latescibacterota bacterium genomic sequence AGCGCCTGCTGTGCCACGATCTCTTTGAGCCGCCTGTTCTCCGTCTCAAGCTGCTTGAGGCGTTTTACCTCGTTCACTTCCATATCTCCGTACTTGTCTCTCCATCTGCGTATCGTGTTCTCGCTTACTGCATACTCCCGGCTCGCCTGGGCTATGCTCTTGCCTCCCAGTACTTCTCCAACAATTCTCACAATCTGCTCTTCCTTGTACCTCTTCCTTTTCATGGCTCGCTTGCCCCCTCTTCCTTAGTATCCCCTCATTCCTCCTTGTTCTTTTCTCGGGGGGCAGGCCACACCCGCTACGTCAGTTTTTTACTTTACTGCAACCTGTTTTTGCATGTGAATACATTAACCTACTGTAGAAACAGTGTCAACAAAGGCGCGGGACACTATTTAATCCTTTTTTGTGCGCACATTTGTGCCAATAGCCTTATGCAGCCCGGGTTTTTTTGGCAATCTATACCTGAATCTCCGCGCGAAAATCTGATTGTTCAGCTATAATATACTTATTCTCGTGGAGAAGACAGCAATGAATTGTCCCAAGTGTAACAAAGAGGTTCCCGGGGGAAAGAAATTCTGCTCGGGCTGCGGCGCACCCATTAGTGCGCCTTCGCCTGCTCCTGCCTCAAAACCGACGAACCCCTCGACCGGGAAAACCAGGCTGCCGCCAGGGACACAACCGGCCG encodes the following:
- a CDS encoding transposase, which encodes MKRKRYKEEQIVRIVGEVLGGKSIAQASREYAVSENTIRRWRDKYGDMEVNEVKRLKQLETENRRLKEIVAQQALDNAALKDLLSRKW